A stretch of the Bacillota bacterium genome encodes the following:
- a CDS encoding dTDP-4-dehydrorhamnose 3,5-epimerase family protein yields the protein MIAGVKIRELRQILDERGKIMHLMRSDDPDFEQFGEVYFSMVYPGVVKGWHLHKVMRLNYAVPIGVIKLVLYDDRSDSPTRGELMELFVGEGNYVRVTIPPGVWNGFKGVGVQPALVCNCASHPHDPAEIVRISPNDSRIPYSWELVHR from the coding sequence ATGATAGCTGGAGTTAAAATTCGAGAACTCAGGCAGATCCTTGATGAACGGGGTAAAATAATGCACCTCATGCGTTCCGATGACCCAGATTTCGAGCAGTTCGGAGAGGTCTACTTTTCCATGGTGTACCCTGGGGTAGTCAAGGGCTGGCACCTCCATAAAGTCATGAGGCTGAACTATGCAGTTCCTATTGGCGTGATAAAGCTGGTGCTCTACGATGATCGCTCGGACTCCCCCACCAGGGGAGAACTTATGGAGCTTTTTGTTGGAGAGGGTAATTATGTCCGTGTAACAATACCTCCGGGGGTTTGGAATGGCTTCAAGGGGGTCGGGGTTCAACCAGCCTTGGTGTGCAATTGTGCCAGTCATCCTCACGATCCGGCGGAGATAGTCAGAATAAGTCCGAATGATTCACGGATTCCTTACTCTTGGGAACTGGTACATCGGTGA
- a CDS encoding NAD-dependent epimerase/dehydratase family protein translates to MEGMVDAATPHRWLKGKRIFVTGGTGLVGSWLLDALVRIGADVVALLRDEVPSSVAITSGTLDKVVRARGELESFPALCRIIAEYQPEVIFHLGAQTQVGIARNCPLGTLEANVRGTWNLLESLRIYGSNVNAVVVASSDKAYGESECLPYKEIHPLRGTYPYDVSKSCVDLISRSYAITYDIPIVIARCGNIYGGGDLNFERIVPGTIRDVLARKRPVIRSDGKYVRDYIYVKDVVGAYLTLGRAVIEDPSLKGEAFNFGLDKPVTVLELVNVILRLMKRLDIEPEIRNTAKAEIHNQYLSSEKARKILGWRPLYTLETGLVETIQWYTDYITKMRGIGEEV, encoded by the coding sequence ATGGAAGGTATGGTAGATGCAGCTACTCCTCATAGATGGCTAAAGGGGAAACGAATATTTGTGACCGGAGGGACTGGACTGGTTGGATCTTGGCTCCTGGATGCCCTTGTTCGTATCGGCGCCGATGTAGTTGCTCTCCTACGTGATGAGGTTCCGAGTTCTGTTGCGATAACTTCGGGGACCCTTGACAAAGTAGTGCGTGCCCGAGGAGAACTAGAGAGTTTCCCGGCGCTTTGCAGGATTATCGCGGAGTATCAGCCTGAAGTAATCTTTCATCTCGGGGCGCAGACTCAGGTTGGAATTGCGCGTAATTGCCCTCTGGGAACGCTGGAAGCTAATGTGCGAGGTACATGGAATCTGTTAGAATCGCTTAGGATCTATGGGAGCAATGTGAATGCTGTGGTTGTCGCATCCAGCGACAAGGCTTACGGAGAGAGCGAATGCCTCCCATATAAAGAGATTCATCCTTTGAGGGGTACATATCCATATGACGTATCTAAGAGCTGTGTTGATCTGATTTCAAGAAGTTATGCTATAACCTATGATATTCCAATTGTTATTGCACGATGCGGTAACATATATGGCGGCGGGGATCTTAATTTTGAACGGATCGTCCCGGGAACTATTCGTGATGTCCTGGCCAGGAAAAGGCCCGTGATTCGGAGTGACGGCAAGTATGTTCGGGACTATATATACGTGAAGGATGTAGTCGGCGCGTATTTGACGTTGGGTCGCGCAGTAATTGAGGACCCTTCTTTGAAGGGGGAAGCTTTTAACTTTGGACTTGACAAACCAGTAACCGTCCTGGAACTTGTAAATGTCATATTAAGGCTCATGAAAAGGCTCGATATAGAACCTGAAATTAGGAATACGGCTAAGGCTGAGATTCACAATCAATATCTTTCTTCAGAAAAGGCCCGAAAGATTCTAGGTTGGCGCCCACTCTATACACTTGAGACTGGGCTAGTAGAAACCATTCAGTGGTATACAGATTACATTACCAAGATGCGAGGTATAGGAGAGGAGGTATAG
- the rfbF gene encoding glucose-1-phosphate cytidylyltransferase has translation MGLSNYKVIILAGGLGTRLAEETTVRPKPMVEVGGHPILWHIMKIYSHYGLRDFVIALGYKGEVIKDYFLNYCALNSDIMIDLAKGNVTLMNGAAEPWNVTLVDTGMGTQTGGRILRLRKYVEGDPFFFATYGDGVANIDIRRQIEEYQAAGCPCMLTAVRPPSRFGALELEHGKVKSFTEKPQAGEGWINGGFFIFSNRLFDFLKDDETILEREPLESLAARGELSAYMHEGFWHPMDTMRDVKRLNELWEKGEAPWKVW, from the coding sequence ATGGGCCTCTCTAATTATAAGGTCATAATTCTAGCTGGCGGCCTAGGAACAAGATTAGCCGAAGAGACCACGGTAAGGCCAAAGCCTATGGTAGAGGTTGGGGGGCACCCAATCCTTTGGCACATAATGAAGATATATTCCCATTACGGTCTCAGAGATTTCGTAATTGCTCTAGGATATAAAGGAGAAGTAATCAAGGATTATTTCCTCAATTATTGTGCGCTGAATAGTGATATCATGATTGATTTGGCCAAGGGAAATGTGACTCTTATGAATGGGGCAGCAGAGCCATGGAATGTGACACTTGTGGATACCGGTATGGGAACGCAAACTGGTGGGCGGATTCTAAGGCTGCGAAAGTATGTTGAAGGGGATCCATTCTTCTTTGCTACATATGGTGATGGGGTAGCGAACATAGATATTAGGCGTCAGATTGAGGAATACCAGGCTGCTGGATGTCCTTGTATGCTTACTGCTGTGAGACCTCCGTCAAGGTTTGGAGCACTTGAATTGGAACACGGAAAGGTCAAAAGTTTCACAGAGAAGCCTCAGGCCGGAGAGGGATGGATCAACGGGGGATTCTTCATATTCTCAAACCGGCTGTTTGACTTCCTTAAAGACGATGAAACCATATTGGAGCGAGAGCCCCTCGAGTCGTTAGCTGCTAGAGGGGAACTGTCTGCATATATGCATGAGGGGTTCTGGCACCCTATGGATACCATGAGGGACGTGAAGAGGCTAAACGAGCTTTGGGAAAAAGGAGAGGCACCATGGAAGGTATGGTAG